GGCCAGACAGCTGGAGCACAGATAAAGAAGAAGAGTGGTTTCCAGATTACAAGTGTAACTCCAGCACAAATATCTGTGAGTACCAACAATAGTATTGCAGAGGACACAGAAAGCTATGATGACCTGGATGAGTCCCACACAGAGGACCTCTCTTCTTCTGAAATTCTGGATGCGTCCCTCTCCCGGGCTAATGACATTGTGGGAGCAGAGAGAAGCTCTTCAGAAGAGACTCTGAATAATTTCCATGAGGCTGAGACCCCTGGAGCTGTGTCCCCCAACCAGCCCTCACGCCCCCATGCCCTGAACCAGGCTCAGCAACATTGTGTGTCCATGGTTAACGGGACTGtgcaccatcatcatcaatatcCTCACCATACTAACCATGCCCAGGTCTACCCTCTGTCTGCTGCTCCAGGGAGCACCCCATCTGCCACCACTTCTGGAGCTTTACCTTGTGCCACACAGAAAATGCCTTCTAACATGGGGGTCCCTCAAGAGAATATTTCCCAGACTTTCTCTCCTAGTATTGTTGCTCAGCCTGGAGGGGGTGTGGCCCCGGGATCTGTCCCTGGAATGCACAGCTCTGCTACAGGCACTACAGTTAGCATGGTTAATCCCCAGACAAGCAGTGTTAATAATGTGAATATGTTGAGCTCTGCCAATGTGCCTATGAGAGGAGGAATCAGCACGAGTGCTGGCAGCACTGGTGGTTTTCCTCTCAATGCGATGAGCAGCAGTGTGGGAAATGGCAGTGGAGGCAGTGTTGTTTCAAGCACTCAGCAAAACATCAACTCTAACATCTCAATGACCACGTCTGCTACTCCTGTTGCTGTCAATGCTTCTGGAGGGGTGGGACTCTCTAGCTGTACTGAGGGAAGGTTTGGATCTACTTTGCCTGTCAATGCCCCTGTCACGGCTGTGGCCACAGCCCCTGTACCAGCCCCTCCTGCCCAGCCTGCCCCAGTTCCAGCCCCTGCAGTGGCAACCACCAGTTCTCGCTTCAGAGTGGTGAAGCTGGATTCTAGCTCTGAGCCCTTTAAGAAGGGAAGATGGACATGTACTGATTTCTATGACAAGGAAAccccagctgctgctgccagcTCCTCTGTCTGTGATACTACATCTCTCAGCATGCGTCAGTTGGCCTCCGAGAGTTTAACTGGGGCATCAGAGAGGGAAAGCACAAGTGGTAGCTCTGTGAGTAGCACTTTGAGTACATTGAGCCATTATActgagagtgtgtgtagtggagaGACTGGGGGACCCCCAGTAACCCAGCATGCCCAGGATTATGCCTCCCCTCCTCAGGGCTTTCAAGGAATCATTTCTAGTGGCTTAAATATGGGCATGTCCCAAACCAAACCTCACATGCACCCCCAAGACTCTGCCCATTCACATGTGAAGACTACTACGCCCTCTTCAGCTTCCGCAAACATTCATCAGCCTGTGCCAGGCCACCAGACCACTGCTGGACTCTCTTCGTCTGCTGCACATCAGCAACTCACTTATGCCCAGGCAGTCGCTAATCAATCCATAGGTTCCCCACAGGGTCTAGTGGGTGTTAAGCAACAGAAAATGGCCTACGCCACCCTACCACAGCAACAGTCTGCTACTCCCCAAACAGTTCCGGCGCAGGCTAGGCCATCTGAGTATGCTCAACAACCCCAAGGTGTCCTCCAGGGTGCTGGTTCTCAACCTCTGTCCAACCAAGCTGGTTCTGCACCCTCTGGGCCAGGTAACGGTGCGTGTCAGGTGATGGGAAACCTGCAGCAGTCACAGGCTGCCACCTCCAGCATGCCCTCCCATGTCGGACCACCAGGTCTGGCCCAACAGCAAAAGCCACAGTCTCTCCCAACGCAAATTCAAAACCCAGGCATGGGCAACCCATTGCCCACATCTGTCCACCAGAGCAAAGTGTCTGCACCGAGTGTGCCTTCCCCCAACCCTCAGATGGATCCCCAGACCCAGCCTCAAGGGCACAACACTGGGAATAGTGGTAGGATACCCCCACAGGGTGGTGGCCAGTCATCTGGTGTCAGGTTCTCCCAGGACCAGAGCAATGCCCTGGCGTTGGCTCATGCTGCCCAGGCCAGTGCCCTCTATGCTAGTCTGCCCACCTTCACCACCACTCAGCTGCAGGATGCCCAGCGGCTGCTCCTCCAGCACCAGTCAGCTTTGCTAGGGCTCCCCAAGCTGTCAGGAGTGgagtctggatctggatccaacACTGGCCAGGTTCAGGACACTGAGGGTGGCACCTCCACCGCTAGTGCCTTAGGTGCATCAGCCGGTCTCAAGACTGtcgatggagaggaggatgggTAAGAGAATATTTTGTTTACATGCTGTACTTTTGATTACTGATTTGTTCTAGCATGTATACAGACGGATAACATTTCAAGGTTTTTGAATGATGCCTTCTGATTTACAAGTGTTCATAGTCCAATATTCAGAGTCTGTTTGAAGCTGGAAATTTTCACTGGTAGCTGTGGCAGCTGTGAGGGgaaaaatgtcattgttttcCCAGATAGGCAACAGACAGTGGCCAGGCAGCCACAGTGTGTCTGCTGTCTGTCACTGGAAAACAGTTCGTGGCTCGGCTGGATGTGACGTCTCTTGTCTTTATCAAGTGGCTGCAGTGATTCGACACTATACTAAGCATGTCCCCCTGCTTGAACACTGCCTGTGGGCCTGGTAGGGCCCAGTTTCTGCTGGGTCCTCCTTTGGCGGTGCATACTCTTTcaatatttgttgtttgtttctgggAAGCAAAGCAGACATTCTATGATTATTAAATTTGAAATACGATAAGGCAGGTGCCAGCCACCGttgtttgaatgaaatgaactCTCGATTTCTCCAAGTGCACAAGCAATGTTTAACATTGTATGACTGTCCATCTCCCAACGCAAGAATTAAAATTCCCCTATTTACCTTTCAATAAACTCAGGAGACGATGCTGGTTTACTTCTGACAGGCAAAGTTAAAGCTCCTTTTCTGTCACTAAAAGCCTATTGATTTTTAGTTTTTCTCGCTCTCCCCCTCCCTTTCCAcccttttcctctgtttttcatcatctttaCTTTTCAGTCTCCTTAGTTTTGCTGTTATTCATGCAGTGAAACAACTAAATGTTCTGAGGAATGTCCTCCCAAACAATGCTTTAAGTACTGAAATTTTAATCACCCCGCTGCTGTAGGAATTTTCTCAAATTTCAGCCACGCTTACATTCTTAAGCCCCATTTCCTGACTTCTTAAATGTTGTTATTGCCACAGCCATTAGGATTTTTGCAAGCCTACGTTTTACTAAAAAGAAGTAGGATTAAGAGAAAGAACTGAATATACCGTCCGTAATTTGGGATGGGATGGataatatgaaaatgatgatgcAGTGTTCCTGGCTGTCTTTACGGGAAAACTGATGGACGGTTACTGTTATCACATGACATTTAACTTGATGGAATGTGAAATCTATGGGGATCAGGTGGATTATTTTCTTTGATTAGTAGCATTTGAGTGAAACCAGAGCTCTTGGTACAAATGAGAACATTGTCTTGGAGAATTAGACTCATggttaatttctttattttgcatgCTGTCACACATGTACAAGAAGTTTGTGTTGCCTGCTGAATTCTGGTTACCCTTGGGTGGAGGCTGCATTTGAAACTGTGACTTTCTAATTGTTTGAAAATGAGCTCACCCATCAGCTGATTCAAACACGGGTGAACAAATGCCCCCAACCTTTTCCCCCGATTGAATGTACTTTAATATTTGATCACCTCTTTAACTCCTTatttaactgatttatttacttattttacaACCCAGGCATAGGTGATCTGTTCAGGAATGAAAGATGGGATAACTTAACTactatatttaaaatttaaatcatgAATGTTTTAACCTCTCTTGGAAAAACCGACTGCCATGTCACTCATCTTTCAGGTTAATGAAATCAAAATAGGTGGgctgttttaaattctttttcaaTTTTGTGAACAATATATTTATAAAGATGACAGTTCTATATGATGATATCATCATAATATTGCATTGAAAGAAATCGCAAACACGAGGAGCAGCTGCAACTTTTTAAAGACGCTTTATTGGAATTATTTTCAAAGACCCTGAACAATTTTCCTTTGTTTACTACTTACAAAGGAGCCATAAACCCTCTCAGACCTGGGCATGGTCCCATGTCAGTAGTTTTACTGTACATTTTCTATGGTCTGCTCTTCTGTGTGGCTTCTGTCAACATATTTTCAGATAGTCATGCGTGGGAGGATCATCCCCACATAAATTATCACCTAAACCATGCCAGTAAATCGAAAAGGATCTCAATGGACTTTCGCTATatatgtctgtctctgtgtgtgagtaTTTGAATGAATGAGGATGTCACTGAGGGATTGATGGGCATTCACTGAATATGTTCATTTTGAATGTGTACTTTTTGGCAACTTGTGGAAACTGCAACATATAATGCACCTCTCTTATCTATTTCCAAACTTAATGTAGTAGATCCGGTCATGCATTAATGATGTCACTcagctgattggatgaattCCTTAATGTAACCCTTCTGTGGGTGACATTAAATAAGCACCCCTAATGGTAGCCGTCTTAATGTGAATGAAGGCTTGGTGCTAATAGGTAGCCATCAGAAGTGACAGTAATTTATGGGGAAAACGGGAAATATTGACTATCTCAAGTATTGCTATATTCTTAAGGTCATTTACAaaattgtaaattaaataaGGTTATCCATTATGATTGTAACTAATTTAGTGTTGATCTCCTAAATGGTGATGCCCTACAGTTCTCATTACACACTGTTAAACTGATTTGCAGAAATAACTAGTAAAACCATCTGTTTGAGTAGTGTGTCTTGATGAGGATTTCTAGGGCTAATTACTGAAAGTCGTTCCATCTGATGCTCATCAATCAAACGgtttatttgctttattacTACCATTAGCTGTTAGATATAATTGTTTACTACTGTTATTAGTGTTGCTGTTGATGCCATTACTACAGATGGAATCAAGGCTGCTCAGCTGCCAGTAGACTGTAGCCTTAGTGTATGGGACATGTGCTCCAACCACTGCACAATCTGCTCTGTTTTGTATTGttatgaagaaataaatgaataaattatatataattatttaattatcgACCACTAATCGACTAgttaatttaaagttaatttccctgacggaacctccttaagggatcaataaagttctactctactctctctacatTTTTACTTGACATGCCTCTAATCAATATCACAGTATTTTTCAAACAATTTAATTTGAGTAATTATGTGTCAGTTTATGTATCCGTTACAAAAGGTTACTTTTGACTGACGCAGGTTGTAGGGTATATCGTGTTCTCAGGTAGTGTTTTAATATCCCCTGTCTTGCTGTCTTTCCCATCGATGACAATATGTGTACCCGTACAACATTTTAGGCAGTGCCCGGATACTTATAAGTAATATTGTATccaaatttaatgttttaagaAAACAGTTTAGCTTATTTTAGTTGGGGTGTGTTACTCCATCTACTATGAACTTAAACCTCTAATGTATTTGACTGACCTACATGTCATCAGTAACAATGCATGAAGCCAGGTATAACCTCTTTAGCTGAGCTAGACTGAATTTTTTGTCCAGGCACGTGCTTTGCCACCTCACAAGATTACCAGGGatgctgcatttttttctttcctactCGTTGGTCTGAACACGACTTaagtgtgtgggtttttttgatTATATGAAGGCACAGGGGAATTTAAGCTGGCTGGCAACGTGATGCTCTCTCTGCTGCACTCTGTTTTGAATATAATCTTCCCCCTGGCAGTGCAGGGACCCAGCTTGTGCTGGGACTGTTGTTCATTGTGTGGAGATCAACGAGATCCACAAAATTCACaacacacagaggaaatgaCCCAACCTGAACTAACCCAACTTAGTCAGGTCTCATGGAGCTTATTGAGATCAGTGAGGACCAGATGGAACCAGACTGAGCAGAGTTGTGCATCACTTTTTCAGCTCTGTTAAATTTTGCCATTGTGTTGTGCCATGATGTCTGTAATCAGAGTCCTCAGGACATTGTTTTGCATAAAGACTGTTCTTGTTAAGATCCAGATGTTGTTTAACAGTCAATCACATGCTGAGGCTAGATTTGCGAGAGGAGAACGATATTCTAAATACTTGACCACAGCTAGGCACAGTATTTCAGTGTCATATTTTtctatacatgtatatacattgtaatatgtttaaaaatgtatttactgtgtGATTTAGTGTTAAACTCTACCTGTAGGATTGTGCAATGGATTTTAGTTAACAGTTGGACAATTATCAATTTTGTACCattaaaaagttgaaaattaacaattatttattttagtaagTTATAATTAAAAGTTGGCATGCATTTCCTGAAAGAAAAATCCATATCTATGCTTAAGttaatttccattttattgtgcatatgtgtgatttcttttttaatgacagTGAACCTATTAGTTTGCATTTAATAATATGTAACTCTCTTACATGTATCTCTAATTGTAAAACTGAGCTGAAAAAGAGGCTTTTGTAATGGTTAGATAAGAGTTGTACTCTATCCAACAATGGGATGCATTTATTGAAGCCGTGACGAAAAAACTCGCTCAATCCCAgaggagtgatttttttttttttgtaaaaacaccACCATTACTGCGATGTTTGagtcatttccttttttgtttggtttgtttacaGTTTCACATCAGTGAAAGTAAAcaccatttgttgtttgttatgCTGCTGACACATCCCCCATTCCCACCATACAGACCACGCCAGAGAACACCAGAACACAGCGGAGCAGCAACATGCCCCGTATGAACGAAAGGAGGGACAGGTCTCACTACACGCCACTGAATATTTACTATGTCTCTCTGAGCCAAGCGTTGAAAGCATGAATGGCGCGATGAAACATAAAGGACATTGTGAACAGTTAATCGTATGTTGATGAAGTAGATGCTAATGCAAAACATTCAATTGTACACATCTCACTATAAATAACTTGTCTTTGTCTCTTGTTCACTTTGTATGCTTTGTGCAGATGTGTAATTGATTTCTTTgtcccctcctcttctttctgatgtttttttttttacatcaataaaCAGAATTGTTTCACTTAAGAGTGCGGCGAGAAACTAATGGCTTGTAATGGATGATAATGGATTGTGTTTTTAGCCAGCCTTTCATCTCGAAGAAAattgccctcctcttcctcttgagaAAACAAACTCACAATGCTAAGGTAGCGTCCTTTTGTTGACAAACTGCTCCATGTTTTTCTCACGGCTTTTTTAGTATTCTTACAATGTATAAACGAGTGGTTCCTTGACTGATCATTTTATTGTCAAATCAATCACTCTAGTCATTACTAGTGCTTTTAATGGAAGGTTTGGTATTTTAACCAATACGACCAGATGATCTTTTTCATTCCCTGTGTTTTTGGGTTCATTCAgatccagtattttttttctgtggctcTTTTTGTGAAAATGGTAACGTttgtgattaatt
This window of the Antennarius striatus isolate MH-2024 chromosome 12, ASM4005453v1, whole genome shotgun sequence genome carries:
- the LOC137605239 gene encoding TSC22 domain family protein 1-like isoform X3, giving the protein MHHPDPAGDSGSVRKMAHPPVFHRRGSNTSSGSGSAQTTPASPLVNNSQAPADDYQPSLLIQCQPPPGSSSPGPHHIPPHSLNLHSQPQPGQTAGAQIKKKSGFQITSVTPAQISVSTNNSIAEDTESYDDLDESHTEDLSSSEILDASLSRANDIVGAERSSSEETLNNFHEAETPGAVSPNQPSRPHALNQAQQHCVSMVNGTVHHHHQYPHHTNHAQVYPLSAAPGSTPSATTSGALPCATQKMPSNMGVPQENISQTFSPSIVAQPGGGVAPGSVPGMHSSATGTTVSMVNPQTSSVNNVNMLSSANVPMRGGISTSAGSTGGFPLNAMSSSVGNGSGGSVVSSTQQNINSNISMTTSATPVAVNASGGVGLSSCTEGRFGSTLPVNAPVTAVATAPVPAPPAQPAPVPAPAVATTSSRFRVVKLDSSSEPFKKGRWTCTDFYDKETPAAAASSSVCDTTSLSMRQLASESLTGASERESTSGSSVSSTLSTLSHYTESVCSGETGGPPVTQHAQDYASPPQGFQGIISSGLNMGMSQTKPHMHPQDSAHSHVKTTTPSSASANIHQPVPGHQTTAGLSSSAAHQQLTYAQAVANQSIGSPQGLVGVKQQKMAYATLPQQQSATPQTVPAQARPSEYAQQPQGVLQGAGSQPLSNQAGSAPSGPGNGACQVMGNLQQSQAATSSMPSHVGPPGLAQQQKPQSLPTQIQNPGMGNPLPTSVHQSKVSAPSVPSPNPQMDPQTQPQGHNTGNSGRIPPQGGGQSSGVRFSQDQSNALALAHAAQASALYASLPTFTTTQLQDAQRLLLQHQSALLGLPKLSGVESGSGSNTGQVQDTEGGTSTASALGASAGLKTVDGEEDGPRQRTPEHSGAATCPV
- the LOC137605239 gene encoding TSC22 domain family protein 1-like isoform X2, with the translated sequence MHHPDPAGDSGSVRKMAHPPVFHRRGSNTSSGSGSAQTTPASPLVNNSQAPADDYQPSLLIQCQPPPGSSSPGPHHIPPHSLNLHSQPQPGQTAGAQIKKKSGFQITSVTPAQISVSTNNSIAEDTESYDDLDESHTEDLSSSEILDASLSRANDIVGAERSSSEETLNNFHEAETPGAVSPNQPSRPHALNQAQQHCVSMVNGTVHHHHQYPHHTNHAQVYPLSAAPGSTPSATTSGALPCATQKMPSNMGVPQENISQTFSPSIVAQPGGGVAPGSVPGMHSSATGTTVSMVNPQTSSVNNVNMLSSANVPMRGGISTSAGSTGGFPLNAMSSSVGNGSGGSVVSSTQQNINSNISMTTSATPVAVNASGGVGLSSCTEGRFGSTLPVNAPVTAVATAPVPAPPAQPAPVPAPAVATTSSRFRVVKLDSSSEPFKKGRWTCTDFYDKETPAAAASSSVCDTTSLSMRQLASESLTGASERESTSGSSVSSTLSTLSHYTESVCSGETGGPPVTQHAQDYASPPQGFQGIISSGLNMGMSQTKPHMHPQDSAHSHVKTTTPSSASANIHQPVPGHQTTAGLSSSAAHQQLTYAQAVANQSIGSPQGLVGVKQQKMAYATLPQQQSATPQTVPAQARPSEYAQQPQGVLQGAGSQPLSNQAGSAPSGPGNGACQVMGNLQQSQAATSSMPSHVGPPGLAQQQKPQSLPTQIQNPGMGNPLPTSVHQSKVSAPSVPSPNPQMDPQTQPQGHNTGNSGRIPPQGGGQSSGVRFSQDQSNALALAHAAQASALYASLPTFTTTQLQDAQRLLLQHQSALLGLPKLSGVESGSGSNTGQVQDTEGGTSTASALGASAGLKTVDGEEDGSSGASVVAIDNKIEQAMDLVKSHLMYAVREEVEVLKEQIKELIERNSQLEQENTLLKTLASPEQMAMFQAQNSVNKSDSLSRLDTKVQTETLEED
- the LOC137605239 gene encoding TSC22 domain family protein 1-like isoform X1, with the protein product MHHPDPAGDSGSVRKMAHPPVFHRRGSNTSSGSGSAQTTPASPLVNNSQAPADDYQPSLLIQCQPPPGSSSPGPHHIPPHSLNLHSQPQPGQTAGAQIKKKSGFQITSVTPAQISVSTNNSIAEDTESYDDLDESHTEDLSSSEILDASLSRANDIVGAERSSSEETLNNFHEAETPGAVSPNQPSRPHALNQAQQHCVSMVNGTVHHHHQYPHHTNHAQVYPLSAAPGSTPSATTSGALPCATQKMPSNMGVPQENISQTFSPSIVAQPGGGVAPGSVPGMHSSATGTTVSMVNPQTSSVNNVNMLSSANVPMRGGISTSAGSTGGFPLNAMSSSVGNGSGGSVVSSTQQNINSNISMTTSATPVAVNASGGVGLSSCTEGRFGSTLPVNAPVTAVATAPVPAPPAQPAPVPAPAVATTSSRFRVVKLDSSSEPFKKGRWTCTDFYDKETPAAAASSSVCDTTSLSMRQLASESLTGASERESTSGSSVSSTLSTLSHYTESVCSGETGGPPVTQHAQDYASPPQGFQGIISSGLNMGMSQTKPHMHPQDSAHSHVKTTTPSSASANIHQPVPGHQTTAGLSSSAAHQQLTYAQAVANQSIGSPQGLVGVKQQKMAYATLPQQQSATPQTVPAQARPSEYAQQPQGVLQGAGSQPLSNQAGSAPSGPGNGACQVMGNLQQSQAATSSMPSHVGPPGLAQQQKPQSLPTQIQNPGMGNPLPTSVHQSKVSAPSVPSPNPQMDPQTQPQGHNTGNSGRIPPQGGGQSSGVRFSQDQSNALALAHAAQASALYASLPTFTTTQLQDAQRLLLQHQSALLGLPKLSGVESGSGSNTGQVQDTEGGTSTASALGASAGLKTVDGEEDGSSGASVVAIDNKIEQAMDLVKSHLMYAVREEVEVLKEQIKELIERNSQLEQENTLLKTLASPEQMAMFQAQVQTGSPPAAPTVATPGPPSTTNLVQPISHSSGPSA